A section of the Kluyveromyces lactis strain NRRL Y-1140 chromosome F complete sequence genome encodes:
- the INO4 gene encoding Ino4p (some similarities with uniprot|P13902 Saccharomyces cerevisiae YOL108C INO4 Transcription factor required for derepression of inositol-choline-regulated genes involved in phospholipid synthesis; forms a complex, with Ino2p, that binds the inositol-choline-responsive element through a basic helix-loop-helix domain), whose product MATSPSTTTGKDIKKKSERRSGPRFDPAEQRWKHVSCEKNRRSSIRGSYDKLVDLVPGLSEKERRSEWKIYVKSRHYLLWLYARNKHLRQKLNELNREYPAHLFLERHDSGCERNS is encoded by the exons ATGGCAACGTCACCGAGTACCACAACTGGAAAggatatcaaaaagaaatctgaaCGTCGATCGGGCCCTAGGTTTGATCCTGCTGAACAGCGGTGGAAACATGTCTCCTGTGAGAAGAATAGACGATCATCGATAAGAGGATCCTATGACAAATTGGTAGATTTGGTTCCTGGCTTATCAGAAAAGGAACGTCGATCTGAATGGAAAATATACGTGAAAA GCCGACATTACCTGCTGTGGCTATATGCTAGGAATAAACATCTACGACAGAAGTTAAACGAGTTAAACAGAGAGTATCCCGCACATTTATTTCTGGAGAGACATGACAGCGGCTGTGAGCGTAATAGCTAA
- the ETR1 gene encoding enoyl-[acyl-carrier-protein] reductase (similar to uniprot|P38071 Saccharomyces cerevisiae YBR026C ETR1 2-enoyl thioester reductase member of the medium chain dehydrogenase/reductase family localized to in mitochondria where it has a probable role in fatty acid synthesis) yields the protein MSSFLSKRFLSFSQRAMSQESLKFKSLIYSSHDSQDCTKVLKVHNYKPKKGSETSIVLKTLAFPINPSDINQLEGVYPSKPDKVTDYSTDEPSAIAGNEGVFEVVSVPSSVSTLKPGDKVIPLQANFGTWSTYRTCDKESDLIKIEGVDIYTAATVAVNGCTAYQLVNDYINWDPKGNDWLVQNAGTSSVSKIVTQIAKAKNINTLSVIRDRENFEEVAEILEKKYGATKVISETENGEKEFGKEVLPKVLGSNAQVKLALNSVGGKSCANIARKLSKDGLMLTYGGMSKQPLTFPTGLFIFKGLKSHGFWVTENSKRDPENKIKTVNEVIELYRDGKIISPKEDIRALEWDVNNASDEEVLQLITDGIKTKGTKNMVILKW from the coding sequence ATGAGTTCATTCCTATCAAAGAGATTCCTTTCATTCTCTCAAAGAGCCATGTCACAAGAATCCTTAaaattcaaatcattgattTATTCCAGTCATGATTCTCAGGATTGTACTAAAGTCTTGAAAGTTCATAATTAcaaaccaaagaaaggGAGCGAAACTTCGATCGTATTGAAAACACTAGCTTTCCCGATTAATCCCTCCGATATCAATCAGTTGGAAGGTGTTTATCCATCAAAGCCAGATAAAGTTACAGATTATTCCACTGACGAGCCTTCTGCGATTGCCGGTAATGAAGGTGTTTTCGAAGTGGTTTCGGTACCATCCAGTGTAAGCACTTTGAAACCCGGTGATAAAGTTATTCCATTGCAAGCTAATTTCGGAACCTGGTCCACCTACAGAACGTGTGACAAAGAATCTGACTTGATCAAGATAGAAGGTGTCGATATCTACACAGCAGCTACTGTTGCCGTTAATGGATGCACCGCTTATCAGTTGGTTAATGATTACATCAACTGGGATCCAAAAGGTAATGATTGGCTAGTTCAGAATGCTGgaacttcttctgtttctaaGATTGTTACGCAAATCGCAAAGGCAAAGAATATTAACACCTTAAGTGTCATCAGAGATCgtgaaaactttgaagaagtggcagaaatattggaaaagaagTATGGAGCTACCAAAGTTATTTCAGAAACTGAGAATGGCgaaaaagaatttggtAAAGAAGTTCTACCAAAAGTTTTGGGGTCAAACGCTCAGGTCAAATTAGCATTGAACTCCGTTGGAGGTAAATCATGTGCTAACATAGCTCGTAAATTGTCAAAGGATGGTTTAATGTTGACTTACGGTGGTATGTCAAAGCAACCATTGACTTTCCCAACAGGGTTGTTCATTTTTAAAGGATTAAAATCTCATGGCTTCTGGGTTACTGAGAACTCTAAGAGAGACCctgaaaataaaatcaagACTGTGAATGAAGTTATTGAGTTGTACCGTGATGGTAAAATCATCTCTCCTAAAGAAGACATCCGTGCACTCGAATGGGACGTCAACAATGCCTCGGACGAAGAAGTTTTACAATTGATCACCGATGGTATCAAAACAAAGGGCACCAAGAATATGGTCATCTTGAAATGGTAG
- a CDS encoding alpha-mannosyltransferase (similar to uniprot|P38069 Saccharomyces cerevisiae YBR015C MNN2 Alpha-1 2-mannosyltransferase responsible for addition of the first alpha-1 2-linked mannose to form the branches on the mannan backbone of oligosaccharides localizes to an early Golgi compartment), with protein sequence MTNSVGGTFSSKWKQSLHYFSRRARIMKRHNCVILAVFFVIIVFSVFGGDSIKQLYDISSGFGSDTIGEGYNGGSGFSNLLPDSSTANSNSGGQVSSELTSSNAVSNGVTISSDLKDFYQEIMTTLKETALKGKLEVKKPEGCKLSDTGVENTDSEKLSTLTKDNLLKCLPISDEDVKEVKEAHNNFKKLLQDKLMPNFKKLNTEKDPVYKGEGISIVGGGKYTLMALPVIKSIRMNSGLTLKSSVPIEIVIPPSDNADRKVCENIIPTIDPSGLTKCVYLSEFFDSEILKDITGYQLKSLSLLISSFEKVLLLDADNYVINSLGNFFDGDIFRETGLILWPDYWRRVHSPKLYDIVDIKVQDKLARYSTDYITNSRLFPESDPAKIPFHDLEGAIPDGSTESGQLLVNKASHLDALILSLYYNYNGPSYYYRLLGQGISGEGDKDTFILAATVLKHRYYQVRTPVRPQGYWGKIENEVRIQDDLVDDTPSNEKKYRGIAMIQHDYNEDRTFDSIARDAIRGSVNNKLKAHRLEYIKNHKSEFKDMNEKDALEKVSKMSEVSDKFWDSMKGKYTIKDFFTIFQFTTPVFLHSNLPKYNPWELSISGDLLYDGKKATKKMDDPSKYVPNGKGHHRMYSPTFKDLTNYDLELANWKLFDDVLCKNPDDYLNFSYLSEVIGATEKPEQEVKNMCKYIKDRVEYLKLSTWENSSS encoded by the coding sequence ATGACGAATTCAGTTGGGGGAACGTTTTCCTCGAAATGGAAACAGTCGCTGCATTACTTCTCAAGAAGAGCAAGAATTATGAAGAGACATAACTGTGTGATCCTGGCGGTCTTTTTTGTCATCATAGTCTTCTCTGTCTTCGGTGGTGATAGTATCAAGCAATTATACGATATTAGCTCTGGGTTTGGTTCTGACACTATTGGAGAAGGTTATAATGGAGGTAGTGGTTTTTCCAATCTACTTCCTGACTCATCGACAGCTAATTCGAACTCTGGAGGTCAAGTTTCTTCTGAACTTACATCCAGTAATGCAGTCAGTAATGGTGTCACAATTAGCAGTGACCTGAAAGATTTCTATCAGGAAATTATGACCACATTGAAGGAAACAGCATTGAAAGGTAAATTAGAAGTTAAGAAGCCTGAGGGTTGTAAACTTTCCGACACTGGTGTCGAAAACACGGACTCTGAAAAGCTTTCAACCTTAACTAAAGATAACCTTCTGAAGTGTTTGCCAATTTCTGATGAGGACGTGAAGGAAGTAAAAGAGGCTCAcaataatttcaagaaacttttACAAGATAAACTCATGCCGAATTTCAAAAAGCTAAACACTGAAAAGGACCCAGTCTATAAGGGTGAGGGTATTTCCATTGTTGGTGGGGGTAAATACACTTTGATGGCTCTTCCGGTTATCAAATCTATCAGAATGAATAGCGGTTTAACATTGAAAAGTAGTGTCCCAATTGAAATCGTTATTCCACCCTCTGATAATGCTGATAGAAAAGTTTGTGAAAACATAATTCCTACCATCGACCCTTCAGGTTTGACGAAGTGTGTCTATTTGTCAgaattttttgattctgaaATTTTAAAAGATATCACAGGTTaccaattgaaatcattgTCTCTGTTGATTTCTAGCTTTGAAAAGGTGCTATTATTAGATGCAGACAATTATGTCATCAACTCATTGGgtaatttctttgatggtGATATCTTCCGTGAAACAGGGCTTATTTTGTGGCCAGATTATTGGAGAAGGGTTCACAGTCCAAAATTGTACGATATTGTGGACATTAAGGTCCAGGATAAGCTGGCTCGCTACAGCACAGACTATATCACCAATTCAAGGCTGTTCCCAGAGTCCGATCCCGCAAAGATTCCATTCCATGATTTAGAAGGAGCGATCCCAGACGGTAGTACAGAGTCTGGTCAGTTGCTTGTTAATAAAGCTAGTCATTTGGATGCTCTAATTTTATCTCTGTATTACAACTACAATGGACCTTCCTACTATTATAGATTACTAGGACAAGGTATTTCCGGGGAAGGTGACAAGGATACATTTATTTTGGCGGCAACTGTGTTGAAGCACAGATACTATCAGGTTAGAACGCCGGTACGTCCTCAAGGCTACTGGGGGAAAATAGAGAACGAAGTCAGAATTCAAGATGATTTAGTTGACGATACTCCatcaaatgaaaaaaaataccGTGGTATTGCTATGATTCAACATGATTATAATGAGGACAGGACCTTTGACAGTATCGCAAGAGATGCAATCCGTGGTTCTGTCAATAACAAATTAAAGGCACATAGATTGGAATATATAAAGAACCACAAAAGTGAGTTCAAAGATATGAATGAAAAGGATGCTTTGGAGAAAGTTTCGAAGATGTCAGAGGTTTCAGATAAATTTTGGGATAGCATGAAGGGCAAATACACAATAAAAGACTTCTTCactattttccaatttacaACACcagtttttcttcattcaaACCTCCCTAAGTACAACCCATGGGAACTATCCATCTCTGGAGATCTATTGTATGATGGTAAGAAGGCTACTAAGAAGATGGACGATCCATCTAAATATGTACCCAATGGTAAAGGGCACCATAGGATGTACTCTCCGACATTCAAAGACCTAACCAACTATGACCTTGAACTAGCTaattggaaattgttcGATGATGTTTTATGCAAAAATCCAGAtgattatttgaacttttcgTACTTGAGCGAAGTCATCGGTGCAACGGAAAAACCAGAGCAAGAAGTGAAAAACATGTGTAAATATATTAAGGATCGCGtggaatatttgaagcTGTCCACATGGGAAAACAGTTCTTCGTGA
- a CDS encoding uncharacterized protein (conserved hypothetical protein): MADKVSFTKRKLIKYSSMICGSLEECGELDLTDGDLEDILVPQSRDNCAAENWNGANNYTHSISPADYIIERKLLSPNMTGWQWQANKQKMLESEILKLIEQEKPEDHLKRFTRSTKKKDSQQDEPVSPISISGSEQFDIKHHFLNTPPETERSLTLVLSEMIVSKEYV; encoded by the coding sequence ATGGCGGATAAAGTTAGCTTCacaaaaaggaaattgatAAAATATTCCTCAATGATTTGCGgttctttggaagaatgcGGCGAGTTAGATTTGACGGATGGAGATTTAGAGGATATATTAGTACCACAAAGTAGAGATAATTGTGCTGCTGAGAATTGGAATGGTGCAAATAACTACACCCATTCAATTTCACCTGCTGATTATATTATCGAAAGAAAACTCCTTTCTCCAAACATGACTGGTTGGCAGTGGCAGGCGAATAAACAGAAAATGCTTGAATCTGAGATTCTTAAATTGATTGAGCAAGAAAAACCGGAAgatcatttgaaaagattcacACGGTCgactaaaaaaaaagattctcAACAAGATGAACCAGTCAGTCCTATTTCCATCAGCGGTAGCGAACAATTTGATATTAAACATCACTTTTTGAACACCCCTCcagaaacagaaagatCTCTGACACTGGTATTATCTGAAATGATTGTCTCTAAAGAATATGTATAG
- the YPK3 gene encoding putative protein kinase YPK3 (similar to uniprot|P38070 Saccharomyces cerevisiae YBR028C Hypothetical ORF), with amino-acid sequence MPLFSFDEDFKLLRVNDTCAIIDDGSQDDDRDSFDNEVQPASGLSTMNLPLHKNQFRMDLSALPPNTYEEEALISDTEEQAEMMSGFLVPPDSGESKQSQTKEPARRRSSLYNKFVVNPAQHTIRLSLNAQGDSDKETRDVLSVSSVEETRQLRASSFSKTGAPRVLDDFVPIRCLGEGAYGKVLLVKDSLSSKLYAMKQLKKAEILISEDSIEKDANTTVEKRIERTFAERTILSQLEHPNIVKLFYSFHDNHKLYLVLQYIPGGELFYHLKEQGTLDEGTVAFYAAELSCALKFLHSKGIVYRDLKPENCLLNERGHLVLTDFGLSKKSVFDDAATPEEGENVNQLYSIIGTPEYCAPEILAGEPYTQNCDWYSLGCLVYDMLIGKPPFTGVNHKIILNKIKQEKTGARIPSYLSDGFKDYLGALLRKDPTKRWDVDKYWAQDGPKTKKKKAGQAKTTNYIGHFIFRKIIWKQLLSGDLQKISVGPILPIITDWELAENFDTEFTEKRLDTSIYDNGIEINNPRATKESAFAGSTDYFKGFSYVASRSYLERHF; translated from the coding sequence ATGCCACTTTTTAGTTTCGATGAAGACTTCAAATTACTTAGAGTGAATGATACATGTGCCATTATAGATGATGGATCTCAGGATGATGATAGGGATTCGTTTGATAATGAGGTTCAACCGGCATCTGGCTTAAGTACTATGAATTTGCCCTTGCACAAGAACCAATTCCGTATGGATTTATCTGCTTTACCACCGAATACATACGAAGAAGAGGCACTAATTTCAGATACAGAAGAACAAGCCGAAATGATGTCAGGCTTTTTAGTACCACCAGATTCTGGTGAGTCCAAGCAATCTCAGACGAAGGAACCAGCTAGGAGGAGGTCCTCCCTCTACAATAAATTCGTAGTGAATCCTGCTCAGCATACGATTAGGTTATCATTGAATGCTCAAGGAGATAGTGATAAGGAAACTCGAGATGTACTCTCGGTTTCTTCGGTCGAAGAAACCAGACAACTTAGAGCATCCAGCTTCTCTAAGACTGGGGCACCAAGAGTATTGGATGATTTTGTACCAATTAGATGCCTAGGAGAAGGCGCTTACGGAAAAGTGCTATTGGTGAAGGACTCACTGTCATCGAAATTGTATGCCatgaaacaattgaagaaggctGAAATTTTAATTTCGGAAGACTCTATAGAAAAGGACGCCAATACTACAGTTGAAAAGAGGATAGAAAGGACATTTGCTGAGCGGACTATATTATCGCAGTTAGAACATCCCAATATAGTGAAATTGTTCTATTCGTTCCACGACAATCATAAATTGTACTTGGTACTACAATACATTCCTGGTGGAGAGCTCTTTTATCATTTAAAAGAACAGGGAACCTTGGATGAAGGTACAGTTGCGTTTTATGCTGCAGAATTGAGTTGTGCTCTAAAATTTTTGCATTCTAAGGGAATAGTTTACAGAGACTTGAAACCAGAAAACTGTCTATTAAATGAAAGAGGACATCTAGTGTTGACTGATTTTGGATTATCCAAGAAAAGTGTTTTTGATGATGCTGCCACACCAGAAGAAGGAGAGAACGTAAATCAGCTTTATTCCATTATAGGTACTCCAGAATACTGTGCTCCAGAGATATTAGCAGGAGAACCTTACACTCAGAATTGTGACTGGTACTCTTTAGGTTGCCTAGTATACGATATGCTAATTGGTAAACCACCATTTACAGGAGTTAACCATAAAATTATATTAAACAAAATTAAGCAAGAGAAAACTGGTGCTAGAATACCAAGTTACTTAAGCGATGGATTCAAAGATTATCTCGGTGCATTGTTGAGAAAAGATCCCACAAAAAGATGGGATGTTGATAAATATTGGGCCCAAGATGGTCCTaaaacgaagaaaaagaaagctGGTCAAGCTAAAACGACTAATTATATTGgtcatttcattttcagGAAAATAATCTGGAAACAGCTTTTAAGCGGTGACCTGCAAAAGATTTCAGTAGGACCTATCTTACCGATAATCACTGATTGGGAACTTGCTGAAAACTTTGATACAGAATTTACGGAGAAAAGGCTAGACACCAGTATTTATGATAATGGCATAGAGATTAACAACCCTCGTGCAACGAAAGAATCCGCCTTTGCAGGATCTACGGATTATTTTAAGGGGTTTAGTTATGTTGCTAGTCGGAGCTACTTGGAAAGACACTTTTAA
- the CDS1 gene encoding phosphatidate cytidylyltransferase (similar to uniprot|P38221 Saccharomyces cerevisiae YBR029C CDS1 Phosphatidate cytidylyltransferase (CDP-diglyceride synthetase) an enzyme that catalyzes that conversion of CTP phosphate into diphosphate CDP-diaclglyerol a critical step in the synthesis of all major yeast phospholipids), which yields MTVKKRTGNTSRGGSATSTPQKQHRETTSRTRLVEDYKKHSKVEVKKDSKLYNFAVRTIWTFVMIAGFFIILASGHFWCVVLILGCQIATFKECIAVTGQSGREKNLPLTKTLNWYFLFTTIYYLDGKSLFKFFNDTFVKYTVLNFVASNHKFISYCLYVLGFVIFVCSLRKGYLKFQFASLCVTHMVLLLVVFQAHLIINNVLNGLIWFLLPCGLVIVNDIFAYLCGITFGRTKLIEISPKKTLEGFLGAWFFTAIASVLLTRLLAPYYYMTCPVTDLKTNFFTALSCELNPVFVPQDYRLPPIIFEKIGVDVITIKPVYLHALNLATFASLFAPFGGFFASGLKRTFQVKDFGDSIPGHGGITDRVDCQFLMGSFMNLYYETFISENRITVGTVVSTILMNLDTNQIIELIHTLNKALYDNGVMNKDVYEKITDLYNI from the coding sequence ATGACAGtcaaaaaaagaactggTAACACCTCCCGTGGTGGATCTGCAACCTCAACACCTCAGAAACAACATCGAGAAACAACATCGAGAACACGGTTAGTTGAAGATTACAAAAAACACTCCAAGGTTGAAGtcaaaaaagattcaaaacTATATAATTTTGCTGTTAGAACCATTTGGACATTTGTTATGATTGCAGGtttttttatcatcttGGCTTCTGGTCACTTTTGGTGTGTTGTCTTGATTTTGGGTTGCCAAATTGccactttcaaagaatgcATTGCAGTTACTGGACAATCAGGACGTGAAAAAAACCTCCCTTTAACGAAAACTTTGAACTGGTACTTTTTGTTTACTACGATATACTATTTGGACGGTAAATCActtttcaagttcttcaacGATACCTTCGTGAAGTATACCGTTTTGAATTTCGTGGCATCCAATCACAAGTTCATTAGTTATTGTCTCTATGTTTTGGGTTTTGTTATATTCGTTTGCAGTTTGAGAAAAGGTTACCTAAAATTCCAATTTGCTTCATTGTGTGTGACACATATGGTTTTGCTGTTGGTGGTTTTTCAAGCACATTTGATCATCAACAATGTTTTGAACGGTTTGATCTGGTTCCTTTTGCCATGCGGCTTGGTCATCGTGAACGATATATTTGCTTACTTATGTGGTATAACTTTTGGTCGTACCAAACTAATTGAAATCTCtccaaagaaaactttAGAGGGTTTCCTCGGCGCATGGTTTTTCACTGCAATTGCCAGTGTTTTACTGACCAGACTTCTTGCACCATATTACTACATGACATGTCCAGTTACAGACTTGAAAACAAACTTTTTCACAGCGTTGAGTTGTGAGTTGAACCCTGTTTTCGTTCCACAGGATTATAGACTACCTCCGattatttttgaaaagattggcGTTGACGTTATTACTATCAAACCGGTCTATTTGCATGCATTGAACTTGGCCACTTTCGCATCCTTATTTGCACCATTTGGGGGTTTCTTTGCGTCTGGATTGAAGAGGACATTCCAAGTGAAGGACTTTGGTGATTCAATTCCGGGTCACGGTGGTATTACTGATAGAGTCGATTGCCAATTTTTGATGGGTTCTTTCATGAACTTGTATTACGAAACTTTCATTAGCGAAAACAGAATCACAGTTGGCACGGTTGTGTCTACTATCCTAATGAATCTAGATactaatcaaatcattgaatTGATCCACACGCTAAACAAAGCTCTATATGACAACGGAGTAATGAACAAAGATGTTTACGAAAAGATCACGGACTTGTACAATATCTAA
- the PRP9 gene encoding SF3a splicing factor complex subunit PRP9 (similar to uniprot|P19736 Saccharomyces cerevisiae YDL030W PRP9 Subunit of the SF3a splicing factor complex required for spliceosome assembly), which yields MNAPTYLCFEERRKILEELEVIEDAISSRLRRNPEIFYRFNEALHNLGVEAWAVPKLDVSANRIYRSKKSKRSRKQIKAQEYEIALFLGRYRRLLKSLQKHKLSEEHLEYFRDTNASFEQFETVTTEVLEGQVNSRSLVEVKSDYEMFSGPQAASKNIISPIGQIIDLSRNFARDENFGTYLDLSEQFKKWLNIIKRADLTILSFLKMLESFETYDYLLNPSLDRDTKEYNQLVTELLKYYKAYYSKAYPLVDKEILSKTIHNGFDKYVRTGITESPSKESGKMYSVVFNRWFDSQSEFNTHVQTEQFNIALSRNRKRLMKEYTFHCFSKFLSKVLQNTISFTERKLAFTDEEFTEELEKLQEQYESPIYAKDESEDKPSYIDNAEDTAQKESMDPTNPYNLPLGPDGFPIPRWLIKVQGLDVKYVCEICGNQIYHGRREFEKHFPLKKHSEGLKSLGITPSLAFKDVTTIVEVTELWKALQAKSTLKSGEPFSKISTVKEPEMVLETEDNEGNVMSVQVYEELKKQGLL from the coding sequence ATGAATGCCCCCACTTATCTATGTTTTGAAGAGAGGCGAAAGATattagaagaattagaagTCATCGAGGATGCTATTTCGTCCAGACTACGAAGAAATCCAGAAATCTTTTACAGATTTAACGAAGCACTGCATAATCTGGGAGTTGAAGCTTGGGCGGTACCTAAGCTAGACGTTTCTGCCAACAGGATTTACAGGAGCAAGAAAAGCAAACGTTCTAGAAAGCAAATCAAAGCACAAGAATATGAAATCGCCttatttcttggaagatATAGAAGACTGTTGAAATCTTTGCAAAAGCACAAATTGAGTGAAGAACATTTAGAATACTTTAGGGATACAAACGCTAGCTTTGAACAGTTTGAAACCGTCACCACAGAAGTATTAGAGGGTCAAGTAAACTCACGTTCTCTGGTTGAAGTCAAATCTGACTATGAGATGTTTTCTGGCCCTCAAGCTGCCAGTAAGAACATCATATCGCCCATAGGACAAATAAttgatctttcaagaaactttgCTAGAGATGAAAACTTTGGGACGTATTTGGATCTCTCAGAACAATTCAAGAAGTGGTTGAATATCATCAAGCGTGCGGATTTAACGAtactttcatttttgaagatgttagAATCATTTGAAACATACGACTACTTACTCAACCCATCATTAGATAGAGACACCAAGGAATATAACCAATTAGTCACTGAGTTACTGAAATATTATAAGGCCTATTACTCCAAAGCTTATCCTCTAGTGGACAAGGaaattctttccaaaaccATCCACAATGGATTTGATAAATATGTGAGGACCGGTATCACAGAATCCCCATCGAAGGAAAGCGGGAAAATGTACTCCGTTGTGTTTAATCGATGGTTTGATAGTCAGTCGGAATTTAATACTCATGTTCAAACTGAACAGTTTAATATTGCATTGTCTCGGAATAGAAAGCGTTTGATGAAGGAATACACGTTTCACtgtttttccaaatttctctCTAAAGTATTGCAAAATACAATATCATTCACGGAAAGAAAACTTGCATTCACAGATGAAGAGTTTACTGAAGAGCTGGAAAAGCTACAAGAACAATATGAATCACCCATATACGCCAAAGATGAATCTGAAGATAAACCATCTTATATTGACAATGCTGAAGATACTGCTCAAAAAGAGAGTATGGATCCAACGAATCCATACAACCTACCATTAGGACCTGACGGATTTCCTATACCTCGCTGGCTCATCAAAGTCCAAGGTTTAGATGTGAAATATGTTTGCGAGATCTGCGGTAATCAAATATATCATGGGCGTAGAGAATTCGAGAAACATTTCCCACTGAAAAAACATTCAGAAGGTTTGAAATCTTTAGGCATAACTCCTTCTCTTGCATTCAAAGATGTCACTACTATAGTAGAGGTGACAGAGCTATGGAAAGCATTGCAAGCAAAGAGTACACTAAAGTCAGGTGAACCCttttccaaaatatcaactGTGAAAGAACCGGAAATGGTACTTGAAACAGAGGACAATGAAGGTAATGTGATGAGTGTTCAAGTATACGAAGAACTTAAGAAACAGGGCCTTCTCTGA